The Streptomyces cyanogenus DNA segment GCGTCGGATCCGGCCGCCGCGTCGGCGGCGGGCGCGGCCCCGCAGCAGACGGCGGCCGGGCAGGAGTCGCCGCAGGGCGGGACGCAGGGCGCCCCGGCCGGCTCCGGCACGGTGACCGGTGACGCGGCGCAGACCCAGTACGGGGCCGTGCAGGTACGGCTGACCGTCAGCGGCGGGAAGATCACGAAGGCGGAGGCGGTCCAGGCGCCCAAGGGCGGCCTGAGCGACCAGAAGACCCAGCTCGCCGTCCCCAAGCTCAACCAGGAGGCCGTCGCGGCGGGCACCGCGGACATCGACGCCGTCTCCGGGGCCACGTACACCAGCGAGGGCTACCAGAAGTCGCTCCAGTCCGCGCTGGACAAGATGAAGTCGGCGTCGCCGGGTGCGGCCGGTTCGGCCGGTTCGGCCGGTTCGGCCGAGGCCCGGACGGTCACCGGGAAGGCCGTGCAGACCCAGTACGGGCCGGTGCAGGTCCGGATCACGGTCAACGGCGGGAAGATCACGAAGGCGGAGGCGGTCCAGGCGCCCAAGGGCGGCCTGAGCGACCAGAAGACCCAGCTCGCCGTCCCCAAGCTCAACCAGGAGGCCGTCGCGGCGGGCACCGCGGACATCGACGCCGTCTCCGGGGCCACGTACACCAGCGAGGGCTATCAGAAGTCGCTCCAGTCCGCGCTGGACCAGGCCGGTGGCTGACACGGTGGCCGAGGAGGCCGAGGCGCCCGCCGCGGTGCGTCACGCGGAGGAGGTCATGGGGACCGTCTTCTCCTTCGACGTCCGCGGCGGGGAACCGGACGCGGTGCGGGCGGCGCTCGCCGAGGCCGTCGCCGGGCTGCACCGGGCGGACGCGCTGTTCAGCACGTACCGCGAGGACAGCGAGGTGTCGCGGCTGGCCCGGGGTGAGCTGACCGTCTCGCGGTGCGCCCCCGAGGTGGCCGAGGTGCTGGAGCTGGCGGCCGAGGCGGAGCGGGTCAGTGAGGGCTGGTTCAGCCCGCGCTACCAGGGCCCGCTGGACCCCACCGGCATCGTCAAGGGCTGGGCGGCCGAGCGGGCGGCCCGGGTGCTGGCGGCGGTGGCCGGGGTGAGCGGGGTGAGCGTCAACGGGGGCGGGGACGTGCAGCTGCTGGGCGCGCCGGA contains these protein-coding regions:
- a CDS encoding FAD:protein FMN transferase, giving the protein MADTVAEEAEAPAAVRHAEEVMGTVFSFDVRGGEPDAVRAALAEAVAGLHRADALFSTYREDSEVSRLARGELTVSRCAPEVAEVLELAAEAERVSEGWFSPRYQGPLDPTGIVKGWAAERAARVLAAVAGVSGVSVNGGGDVQLLGAPDPQRAWRVGVADPLRPGGLAAVISAAGTAELAVATSGTAERGAHIVDPRTGRSAVTDLLAVTVVGPRLTWADCWATAAFAMGSRAGLAWLESLPDVEALLITAGDEVRCTGGLATRLG
- a CDS encoding FMN-binding protein, with the translated sequence MRKSHPVRRVVLATAATVSGVVLLLSLKPASDPAAASAAGAAPQQTAAGQESPQGGTQGAPAGSGTVTGDAAQTQYGAVQVRLTVSGGKITKAEAVQAPKGGLSDQKTQLAVPKLNQEAVAAGTADIDAVSGATYTSEGYQKSLQSALDKMKSASPGAAGSAGSAGSAEARTVTGKAVQTQYGPVQVRITVNGGKITKAEAVQAPKGGLSDQKTQLAVPKLNQEAVAAGTADIDAVSGATYTSEGYQKSLQSALDQAGG